One genomic region from Aerosakkonema funiforme FACHB-1375 encodes:
- a CDS encoding AAA-like domain-containing protein gives MDRVEVLKLVELADNSIAQKTGEPLSDVQKNILRQALLGEKLKDIQVAGYSSNTIQREIAPKLWKLLSDVTEKKVSIKTVRLVLEELRGNRAVGGRGTEGQKGRGAEQNYQLPIINSHLELPGGSLDLASEFYIDRPPIEERAYEEIAKPGSLIRIKAPKQMGKTSLMTRLLQQAERLGYRSVALDFELADREVFWDLNQFLQWFCATVTDDLELPIQLDSRWSEFLGSKKNCTNYFEKYLLAEIATPLVLGLDAVDRIFPQEKVADDFFGLLRAWHEKSKQSDIWKNFRLVIVHGTEVYIPLSKDLSPFNVGLPIELPEFNSAQVQDLARRHGLDLTETQVKQLMAMVGGHPHLVRVALYKMARENMSLDGILKEAPTDTGIYGEHLRSHLWHLERNPEFAECFKQVVATNKPLQIKSAIAYKLNSIGLLHLQGNQVTIRNDLYRQYFRDRFLDSQK, from the coding sequence ATGGATCGGGTCGAGGTATTAAAACTTGTAGAACTTGCAGATAATTCGATCGCCCAAAAAACAGGAGAACCTTTAAGTGATGTGCAAAAAAATATACTTCGGCAGGCTTTGCTAGGTGAGAAACTAAAGGATATCCAAGTGGCTGGTTATAGCAGTAACACTATACAGCGAGAAATAGCTCCCAAGTTATGGAAGCTGCTATCAGATGTTACCGAGAAAAAAGTCAGCATTAAAACCGTGCGGTTAGTTTTGGAGGAATTAAGGGGGAACAGAGCGGTAGGAGGCAGAGGGACAGAGGGGCAGAAGGGCAGAGGGGCAGAGCAGAATTACCAATTACCAATCATCAATTCCCATCTTGAGTTACCGGGAGGTTCGCTGGATCTGGCTTCGGAATTTTATATCGATCGCCCGCCGATCGAAGAACGCGCTTATGAAGAAATTGCCAAACCGGGAAGCTTAATTCGCATCAAAGCTCCCAAGCAAATGGGAAAAACATCTCTGATGACGAGGTTGCTGCAACAAGCAGAAAGACTTGGTTATCGTTCGGTAGCTTTAGATTTTGAGTTGGCAGATCGGGAAGTTTTCTGGGATTTAAATCAATTTTTGCAATGGTTTTGTGCTACGGTAACGGATGACTTAGAGCTACCGATTCAGCTAGATAGCCGCTGGAGCGAGTTTTTAGGCAGTAAAAAAAATTGCACTAATTACTTTGAAAAATATCTATTAGCCGAAATTGCTACTCCCTTAGTTTTGGGCTTGGATGCAGTCGATCGCATTTTTCCCCAAGAGAAAGTGGCTGATGATTTTTTCGGTTTGCTGCGGGCTTGGCACGAAAAATCCAAGCAAAGCGATATTTGGAAAAACTTTCGGCTGGTAATTGTCCACGGTACAGAAGTTTATATTCCCCTGAGTAAAGATTTGTCTCCGTTTAATGTAGGGCTACCGATCGAGTTACCGGAGTTTAACTCTGCACAGGTACAGGATTTGGCGCGACGACATGGGTTGGATTTAACAGAAACTCAGGTTAAGCAACTGATGGCAATGGTGGGCGGACATCCTCATTTAGTGCGAGTGGCTTTATATAAGATGGCGCGGGAAAATATGAGTTTGGATGGCATACTGAAAGAAGCGCCCACCGATACGGGAATTTATGGGGAACATTTGCGATCGCACTTGTGGCACTTGGAACGAAATCCAGAGTTTGCAGAATGTTTTAAACAGGTGGTTGCTACTAATAAACCCCTACAGATAAAGTCGGCGATCGCATATAAATTAAATAGTATCGGATTACTGCATCTGCAAGGCAATCAGGTGACGATCCGCAACGATTTGTACAGGCAATATTTTCGCGATCGTTTTCTCGATAGTCAAAAGTAG
- a CDS encoding GAF domain-containing protein produces MRNSTATALATRKSTFYELIAPLNKENFKKELKEVEKQFKTVHRTLSMLNFDSQNFNGVLTEMVTAIALKTGELLRADRTTIYLLDEASNELWSLIAKDDEGNGSLEIRIPVGQGIAGEAAKLKKAINIPFDFYQDPRATAAKELDKKHHYRTYTMLTLPLLNDEGDLVAVVQLVNKLKKNYAFGESLRERIDRQGFTWDDEVLFEEFSPLIRLILESSRSFYAATQRQRAAEALLEATRSLASSSLDLDSTLKRVMDAAQKLMNADRSTLWLLDPDHKDLWANIQQPDASFRELRVPIGKGYVGKVAKSGKPLNIPFDLYKDPDSEVSQQVDQINGYRTCSLLCMPIFNADGELIGVTQLVNKRKQGDFPPYNPEDWPHAPEFWKASFNRSDEEFMEAFNIQAGVAIQNAKLFEKVKQQYETIQQQYAKIQQQEQMQRDILRSLTNGVISTNAAGEIIAANPSAKKLLGFNNGESLEGKSICEVIRIKEGDFSSWFGAALKGRDRKARHQYYPDRTLLSTDLESRSVHLSINSIADASDASNVYGALVVMDDISDEKRLKSTMYRYMTQELAEQLLQSGDAKLGGDRKEVSILFSDIRGYTNLVENMEAEEVVSMLNEYFSAMVESIFKHKGTLDKYIGDAIMGVFGSPVPLRDHAWRAVQTALEMRSNLAEFNARRQAANQQSIRIGVGIHSGAAISGNIGHQRRMEFTVIGDDVNLGSRLEGTSKLYGCDLVISGSTYTPCANRIWVRELDIVRVKGRTQPVSIYELVGLRSDPIPAKKQQTIELYEQGRELYLQRNFDLALQKFDAVLAIDSHDKAALLHQQRCRSWMNTTLPDDWDGIETLTEK; encoded by the coding sequence ATGAGAAATTCAACAGCCACGGCATTAGCCACCAGAAAGTCAACATTTTATGAATTGATTGCCCCTCTCAACAAAGAAAACTTTAAGAAAGAGCTAAAGGAAGTAGAAAAACAGTTTAAAACCGTCCACAGAACGCTGTCAATGTTAAACTTTGACAGCCAGAACTTTAACGGTGTTTTAACTGAAATGGTAACGGCGATCGCCTTAAAAACAGGCGAACTTTTGCGTGCCGATCGCACCACCATCTATCTGTTGGATGAAGCGTCGAACGAACTGTGGTCTTTGATCGCCAAAGATGATGAAGGCAATGGTTCTCTAGAAATTCGCATACCAGTCGGACAAGGGATTGCCGGAGAAGCTGCCAAGTTGAAAAAAGCGATCAACATTCCCTTCGACTTTTATCAAGACCCACGGGCGACCGCAGCTAAAGAGTTAGACAAAAAACATCATTACCGCACCTACACCATGCTAACGCTGCCCCTCTTGAACGATGAGGGAGATTTGGTGGCAGTTGTCCAGCTAGTGAATAAATTAAAAAAGAATTACGCCTTCGGAGAATCCTTGCGGGAAAGAATCGATCGGCAAGGCTTTACCTGGGATGACGAAGTTTTGTTTGAGGAATTTTCCCCGTTAATTCGGCTAATTTTGGAAAGTTCCCGTTCTTTTTATGCGGCGACGCAGAGACAGCGTGCAGCCGAAGCACTTTTAGAAGCGACGCGATCGCTTGCTTCCAGTAGCTTGGATTTAGATTCAACCCTCAAGCGGGTGATGGACGCAGCGCAAAAACTGATGAATGCCGATCGCAGCACCCTCTGGCTATTAGATCCCGATCACAAAGATCTGTGGGCGAATATTCAACAGCCAGATGCTTCTTTTAGAGAACTGCGAGTCCCAATTGGCAAAGGGTATGTCGGTAAAGTTGCCAAATCCGGTAAACCTCTGAATATTCCTTTTGACTTATATAAAGACCCCGATTCCGAAGTTTCTCAACAAGTTGACCAGATCAACGGTTATCGCACTTGCAGCTTATTGTGTATGCCAATTTTTAACGCCGACGGCGAGTTAATTGGCGTCACTCAACTGGTCAACAAACGCAAACAAGGCGATTTTCCTCCCTACAACCCAGAGGATTGGCCCCATGCACCGGAGTTCTGGAAGGCGAGTTTTAATCGCAGCGACGAAGAATTTATGGAGGCGTTCAACATTCAAGCTGGTGTCGCCATCCAAAACGCTAAGTTGTTTGAAAAAGTCAAGCAACAGTACGAGACGATCCAGCAACAGTATGCCAAGATTCAGCAACAAGAACAGATGCAGCGAGATATTCTCCGCAGTCTGACAAATGGGGTAATCTCCACCAATGCAGCCGGGGAAATTATCGCCGCTAATCCCAGCGCCAAGAAATTGCTGGGTTTTAACAATGGAGAATCTTTAGAAGGGAAATCCATCTGCGAGGTAATTCGGATCAAAGAAGGTGACTTTAGCAGCTGGTTTGGGGCAGCTTTAAAGGGACGCGATCGCAAAGCGCGACACCAGTATTATCCAGATCGGACTTTGTTATCTACCGATCTGGAGTCCCGCAGCGTGCATTTATCGATTAATTCGATCGCCGATGCTAGCGATGCTTCCAATGTTTACGGCGCTTTAGTGGTGATGGATGATATCAGCGACGAGAAGCGACTCAAGAGTACGATGTACCGCTACATGACTCAAGAGTTAGCCGAACAATTGCTACAAAGTGGGGATGCTAAGTTGGGAGGCGATCGCAAAGAAGTATCCATCTTATTCTCCGATATTCGCGGCTACACCAACTTAGTGGAAAACATGGAAGCCGAAGAAGTCGTGAGTATGCTTAACGAGTATTTCTCGGCAATGGTGGAATCCATATTCAAGCATAAAGGCACCCTGGATAAGTACATCGGCGATGCGATTATGGGCGTGTTCGGTTCCCCAGTACCCCTACGGGATCATGCTTGGAGAGCAGTGCAAACAGCTTTGGAAATGCGATCGAATCTGGCAGAATTCAACGCTCGTCGTCAAGCTGCCAATCAGCAATCCATTCGCATTGGCGTTGGCATCCATTCTGGCGCTGCTATCAGCGGTAATATCGGTCACCAACGACGAATGGAGTTTACCGTTATTGGCGATGATGTTAATTTGGGTTCCCGTTTGGAAGGCACCTCAAAATTGTACGGCTGCGATCTTGTGATTAGCGGCAGTACCTATACTCCCTGTGCAAATCGCATTTGGGTGCGCGAACTCGATATCGTGCGGGTGAAGGGAAGAACTCAACCGGTATCGATATACGAGCT